Below is a genomic region from Jiangella gansuensis DSM 44835.
CGGTGGCGCCGCCGGAGCCCTCCAGGTTCCAGGCGAGGTCGGCCAGGCACGCGACGTTCGCGTGGTCGGCCGGGCTGGGCATCGTGTAGGCCAGAACGCCCTCGGCACCGGCCTGGCGGCCCCGGCGCAGCATCGTCTCGATGTTGGGGCCGAAGTCCTGACTGAACAGCGTCGCGAACAGCCCGGTGGTGGGTGCCACCCAGGTCGTCGCGGTCCTCGCATCGGGCACCGGTACGGGGTCGTTGTACTTCCACCACGTGATGACCGGTTGACGGAACCCCGCGGCCGCCGCCCGGTCGAGGTAGGTGTCGAGGACGCCCTCGCGGACCAGGGTGTCGTGCCAGTGCACCATGCCGATGTCGTGCTCGGCGAGCAACCCGCCAATGGCCATCAGGTACTCGATCAGCTGCTCGCCCGGTGAGAGGTCGCGGCAGCCGTCGCAGCGGCAGTATGGGCTGACGGTGCGCAGCCGGTCGTCCGGGTCGATGTTGCGGATCGGGTAGTACTCGTCGGCGGCGACGTGCAGCCGCCGGACCCCGGCCGGCACCAGATGCTGGCGCACCAAATTCGCGACGACGGCGAGCAGCGCCGCTCGGGCCGCGGGCCGGCTGACGCAGTAGCCGTACCCGGTGGGCGCGCCGTCGTCGTCCAGCGCGGACAGGTCGGGCACGAGCCGGGGCAGGAGCGTGGAGTGACCCGGCCCGCCGAAGTGCGGGATCACCTCGATGCCTTGCTCGGCGGCGTAGCGCACCACCTCGGCGAAGAGGTCGTCGGCGAAGAACGTGGGCAGGTAGACCTGGGTGACCTCGCGGCCGGTCCGGACGTCCCAGGTCACCATCCGCTGTGGCGTGCGCAGCTGCGGGAAGTCGTCGAGCGGTACGAACAGGTACTCGCTGCGGCTGGTGTCGTGGCGCAGGTCCCAGCAGCCGTAGACGGACACGCCGACGGTGTTGAGCTTGAGCTGGCCGGCGCGGTCGATGAACGTGCGCCAGTCGGTGGCGTCCATGCGGTCGCTGCCGGCGAACGACTCGGCGAACAGCCCGCGCCGGCGATACGTCGGATGGTCGGCGATGCGCACGTGCGGCAGCCCATCGCCGTCGCCGCCGTCCCACAGGTCGACTAGCGTGCGGACGGCGTGCAGCGCGCCGTGCGGGTCGCCGGCCCGCACCCGCACACCGTCGGCGTTCACGTCCAGCTCGTAGCCCTCGGACTCGGTGGTCGCCCGGGTCAGGGCGACCGCGACCTCGGGCTCGCCGCCGGTGCCCACCGCGGCGAGCAGCCGCTCGAGATGGGGCCGGAACGCCGCCAGGGCGTCCGGCACCTCGGCGAACACGAGCCGGCCGGCCGGGAGCGAGGCGTCGCCCCACTCCAGGCGGCGCGGCTGTGGGACGAGCGCGGGATGCGGCGGCATCGCCTCAGCCCCAGCTCAGCGGGCGCAGGTCGAGTTCGCTGGCCGAGCGGTACGGCTTCATGCCGGCCAGGTCGTCGCGCATGGCGGACACCTCGTCCTGGTTGGCGATCGGGATGACGTAGGCCCGGTCGGCGAACAGTTCGACCGCCTGGCGGCGCAGGTCGGCCCACTCCGCGGTGTCCAGCGCCTGGTCGGCCTCGGCCAGGAGCTGGCCGAACTCCTCGGAGCAGTCGTTCGAGAACCAGCCGGGGCACTGCCAGGAGTCCGCCTGCTGCGGCCCGCTCAGCACCGTCAGCTGGTAGTCGGGGTTCTCGCCCAGGATCTGCTCCAGGTAGGTGGTGAGATCCAGCCCCACCGGCTCGACCCCGATGCCGACCGCGGTGAGCTGCGAGCGCACCACCTCCATGGTGGCGGGGAAGAACCCGCTGGTGATGTAGGTGAAGTCGACGGCGAGATCGGGCACGCCCGCCTCGGCCAGCAACTCCTCGGCGCGGTCGGGGTCGTACGGGTACGGGCAGTAGTCGCTGTTCCAGGGCACGTTGGGCGGATTGACGAAGACGCACGAGGGCTGCCCGAGGCCGCCGCTGGCGCCGTCGATGATCGGTTGGCGGTCGACGGCGTGCGCGATGGCCTGGCGGACGCGGTCGTCCTGGAACGCGGGGTCGGCGGCGTTGAGGACCAGGTAGATGAACTCCGACCCGGCGGTGGTGACGCCGGTGAAGCCGTCGGTCTCGTTGATGCTGTCGAACCGTTCCAGGCCTTCGCCGATGAGGTTGCTGACCAGGTCGACGTCACCGGCCAGCAGCGCGTTGAGCGAGGCGGTCTCGTCGGCGAAGAACTGCCAGGTGACGTCCTCGAAGTACGGCAGGTCGGTCCAGTAGTCGTCGTACCTGGCCAGGGTCACGGAGACACCGTTGCGCCACTGCTCGAAGGTGTACGGCCCGGTGCCGACGGGTTGCTGGGCCAGCTGGTCCGCGGAGCCCTCCGGGATGATCAGCCCGGCCACCCCGGACATGCCCTGCAGGAAGTTCTGGCTCGGCCGGTCCAGGCTGACGGTGACGACGTCGTCGGCGGTGGCCTCGATCGCGCTGACGGCCGCGAACGGGCCCGAGATCTCGCCCTGTGGCGAACTCTGGCTGGCGGTGAGGGAGTAGACGACATCGGCGGCGGTCAGCTCGCTGCCGTCGTGGAACGTGGCCGGCCGGATGGTAAACGTGTACTGCAGGCCGTCCGGGCTCACCTCGTACGACTCGGCCAGCAGCGGCTCGTAGCCGCCGTCCTCGGTCTTCTCCAGCAGCGGTTCCACCACGTTGTGCACCACCAGCGCCTTGATGGCCGTCGCCGCGTTCTGCAAGTAGTTCCAGTCCGGCGGCTCCTGCGGGAACGCGACGCGCAGCTCGGTGGACTGCTCACCGGAGCCGCCGCCGTCGTCGCCGTCTCCGCCGGAGCCGGCGAGCTGTCCGCCGTCGTCGCCGCAGCCGGCGAGGACGAGCCCCGCGGCCAGCGCCACGACGAGGGCCGCGGCGCGCCGGCGGCGCCGCACGAGGTGGTGGATTCGGGTCGGGCGGGTGCTCTTCACGAGGGTTCTCCCGTCGTCGAGACCGGGCTCGGCCCGGTCGGCGGGTGCTGGATGGCGGGTGCGGACGAGCGAGAGGGACGGCCGACGGCCGCGAGCATCCCGCCGTCGACGGTGACGACCGATCCGGTGACCCAGCCCGCGGCGGGGTCGAGGAACATCCGGACCACGTGGGCGACCTCGGTGCCGTGGCCCCACCGTCCCAGTGGGATGCGGGCCCGGTCCTGCGCCTTCACGTCGTCCGGCAGGCCGTTGATCATCGGCGTGTCGACGCTGCCGGGCCGGACGACGTTGACGGTGATGCCGTGCTCGGCCAACTCCAGCGCGAGACACTGGCTGAAGGCCTCGACCGCGGCTTTGCTCGGTGCGTAGGCGCAGCCGCCGCGGGTGCCGCCGACGGCGTTGACCGACGACCAGTTGACGATCCGGCCGCCGCGGCCGGCGGCGACCATGTGCCGCGCCGCGGCACGGTCGACGTTGACCGTGCCGAAGTGGTTGACCTCCATCAGCGAGCGCAGGGTCGCGGTGCTCGCGGTGAGCGCCTCGGCCGGCTCGCCCACCAGTGCCGCGGTGACGCACACCGCCCAGGGCGGACCGGACTGGCGCACCAGCTCGGCCATGACGTCGTCGACGGCGGCCTCGTCGGTGATGTCGAGCGGGGCTCCGCTCAGGCCGGAGTCACGCACGCGACCGGCGTCCACGTCGCAGACCGACACCGCCGCGCCCTCGGCGGCGAGCGACTGCGCCAGCGGCAGGCCCATCCCGCCCAGGCCGACGACGATCACGTGCTCCCCGGCGAGGCCGGACCCCGTCGCGGCGTTCATCGTCCGGCCCCGGCGTGCAGGGACGGTGCCGCGGCCAGCAGCGTCCGGGTGTAGGGGTGCTGCGGATCCTCGTAGATCTGCTCGGTCGGTCCCTGCTCGACGATCTCGCCGTTCAGCATCACGGCGGTGTGGTCGGTGGCGAACCGGACGACGCGCATGTCGTGCGACACGACCAGCAGCGCCAGGTGCCGTTGTTCGCGCAGCTGCTGGAGCAGGTTGAGGATCTGCGCCTGGACCGACACGTCGAGTGCCGACGTCGGTTCGTCGGCGACGATGAGGCCGGGCTCCACGGCCAGCGCGCGGGCCAGCGCGACCCGCTGGAGCTGCCCGCCGGACAGCGCCCGCACCGGCCGGGCGGCCATCGCCGCCGGCAGGCCGACGCTCTCCAGCGTCTCCCGGACGGTGACCGCGCGGGAGCGGCGGTCGCCGATGCCCAGCACCACCAGCGGGTCGCCGACGACCGCCCCGACGGACAGCCGCGGGTTGAGCGAGCTGCGCGGGTCCTGGAAGACCATGGCGGCGTCGCGGGCGAGCGTGCGGAACCGGGTCATCTGCGGCAGCCGGTAGATGTCGTTGCCGCGGTGGCGTACTTCGCCGGAGGTCGGTGCGATCAGGCCGAGCAGTGACCGCGCCAGGGTCGTCTTGCCCGACCCGGATTCGCCGATGAGCCCGACCGCCTGGCCGGCCCGGACGGTCAGGCTGACCCCGGCCAGAGCCCTCGTGACGGTGCCCCGGCTGTGGTAGTCGACGACGACGTCGCGCGCCTCCACGATGACGTCGGACGGCGCCACCGGCTCGGACTCGGACGTCGACCCGGGGCCGGATTCGGACGTCGACCCGGGCTCGGGCTCGGACGTCGGCTCGGGTTCGACGGCTGCCGGCCGGCTGGGGACCGCGGTCCGCGGCATCGGGTGGAAGCAGGCCAGCAGCCGCTCGCCGTCGGCCGCCAGGGCG
It encodes:
- a CDS encoding glycoside hydrolase family 20 zincin-like fold domain-containing protein, with translation MPPHPALVPQPRRLEWGDASLPAGRLVFAEVPDALAAFRPHLERLLAAVGTGGEPEVAVALTRATTESEGYELDVNADGVRVRAGDPHGALHAVRTLVDLWDGGDGDGLPHVRIADHPTYRRRGLFAESFAGSDRMDATDWRTFIDRAGQLKLNTVGVSVYGCWDLRHDTSRSEYLFVPLDDFPQLRTPQRMVTWDVRTGREVTQVYLPTFFADDLFAEVVRYAAEQGIEVIPHFGGPGHSTLLPRLVPDLSALDDDGAPTGYGYCVSRPAARAALLAVVANLVRQHLVPAGVRRLHVAADEYYPIRNIDPDDRLRTVSPYCRCDGCRDLSPGEQLIEYLMAIGGLLAEHDIGMVHWHDTLVREGVLDTYLDRAAAAGFRQPVITWWKYNDPVPVPDARTATTWVAPTTGLFATLFSQDFGPNIETMLRRGRQAGAEGVLAYTMPSPADHANVACLADLAWNLEGSGGATGFRTRWARLLSPADPDAAAHALSLAGTVTASYPLMMYLLQHVLPYFATSAAGVTTYPDDIVRAAALTQPPLADVLRQSRATVLDAVASMPAGRPVRYWGDPAGTWSHQLLRLAGSLGLLLDLLAAARDPGDGPDAAGELTARGVDLMRATAAGAPAYLVPATLREHWGLVREIGPALERLRDSGAVTAPENWHAWII
- a CDS encoding ABC transporter substrate-binding protein, which encodes MKSTRPTRIHHLVRRRRRAAALVVALAAGLVLAGCGDDGGQLAGSGGDGDDGGGSGEQSTELRVAFPQEPPDWNYLQNAATAIKALVVHNVVEPLLEKTEDGGYEPLLAESYEVSPDGLQYTFTIRPATFHDGSELTAADVVYSLTASQSSPQGEISGPFAAVSAIEATADDVVTVSLDRPSQNFLQGMSGVAGLIIPEGSADQLAQQPVGTGPYTFEQWRNGVSVTLARYDDYWTDLPYFEDVTWQFFADETASLNALLAGDVDLVSNLIGEGLERFDSINETDGFTGVTTAGSEFIYLVLNAADPAFQDDRVRQAIAHAVDRQPIIDGASGGLGQPSCVFVNPPNVPWNSDYCPYPYDPDRAEELLAEAGVPDLAVDFTYITSGFFPATMEVVRSQLTAVGIGVEPVGLDLTTYLEQILGENPDYQLTVLSGPQQADSWQCPGWFSNDCSEEFGQLLAEADQALDTAEWADLRRQAVELFADRAYVIPIANQDEVSAMRDDLAGMKPYRSASELDLRPLSWG
- a CDS encoding SDR family NAD(P)-dependent oxidoreductase, with translation MNAATGSGLAGEHVIVVGLGGMGLPLAQSLAAEGAAVSVCDVDAGRVRDSGLSGAPLDITDEAAVDDVMAELVRQSGPPWAVCVTAALVGEPAEALTASTATLRSLMEVNHFGTVNVDRAAARHMVAAGRGGRIVNWSSVNAVGGTRGGCAYAPSKAAVEAFSQCLALELAEHGITVNVVRPGSVDTPMINGLPDDVKAQDRARIPLGRWGHGTEVAHVVRMFLDPAAGWVTGSVVTVDGGMLAAVGRPSRSSAPAIQHPPTGPSPVSTTGEPS
- a CDS encoding ABC transporter ATP-binding protein encodes the protein MTTTTTDPAGGPGPDATDAPLLQIRDLQVRFPKRYGDVPVLDGVDLTIGVGEAVAVVGESGCGKSLLGMAAAHLLPSTAQVSGTVAFRGRDVRAMSRRELRRIRGAGIAVVFQDAMTSLNPGMTVGAQLRQVCRLGSSSTPAELLASVGLGQTDRILRARPYQLSGGQRQRVLIAIALARDPALVIADEPTTALDVTVQRQVVELLQGLQASRGFALMFVSHDLGLVSEVASRTTVMYAGQVVEAGPTADILRRPRHPYSAGLLGASISLEERWPVLAPIAGHVRQPSEFVTGCRFRDRCSRADDACATRPALAADGERLLACFHPMPRTAVPSRPAAVEPEPTSEPEPGSTSESGPGSTSESEPVAPSDVIVEARDVVVDYHSRGTVTRALAGVSLTVRAGQAVGLIGESGSGKTTLARSLLGLIAPTSGEVRHRGNDIYRLPQMTRFRTLARDAAMVFQDPRSSLNPRLSVGAVVGDPLVVLGIGDRRSRAVTVRETLESVGLPAAMAARPVRALSGGQLQRVALARALAVEPGLIVADEPTSALDVSVQAQILNLLQQLREQRHLALLVVSHDMRVVRFATDHTAVMLNGEIVEQGPTEQIYEDPQHPYTRTLLAAAPSLHAGAGR